From the genome of Lentilactobacillus buchneri, one region includes:
- the glmU gene encoding bifunctional UDP-N-acetylglucosamine diphosphorylase/glucosamine-1-phosphate N-acetyltransferase GlmU, whose protein sequence is MATKNTIILAAGKGTRMKSKLYKVLHRLCGKTMVDHVLTAVEKADMDNVVTVVGFGADAVRENLGKRTQYVVQEKQLGTGHAVLQAEKLLGNLDGMTMVVSGDTPLLTTKTFEDLFTYHQNKKAKATILTSQAPDPTGYGRIVRNDLGIVEKIVEQKDATREEQAIDEINTGVYVFDNQALFEALHKLTNDNAQGEYYLTDVIEILKSEGETIAAYKMDDFDESMGVNDRIALARATEIMRTRINRQHMMDGISMIDPEHTYIDADVKIGSDTIIEPGVQLKGHTVIGNDCYIGANSEIRDSILHDHVTVTSSLIEESEMMDHSDIGPNSHLRPEAKIGKHVHLGNFVEIKKSSIGEGTKVGHLTYVGNAKLGKNINVGCGVIFANYDGAHKHETTVGDDSFIGSNSNLIAPLEVADHSFIAAGSTINKTVNQYDMAIARARQTNKAGYFKKLPYQKD, encoded by the coding sequence ATGGCAACAAAAAACACAATCATATTGGCAGCCGGTAAGGGGACCCGGATGAAATCCAAACTTTACAAGGTCCTTCACCGCCTCTGCGGCAAAACGATGGTTGATCACGTTTTAACCGCCGTCGAAAAAGCTGATATGGATAACGTTGTAACGGTAGTTGGCTTTGGTGCCGACGCCGTCCGGGAAAACCTTGGTAAGCGAACGCAATATGTCGTTCAGGAAAAACAACTCGGGACCGGGCACGCCGTTTTGCAGGCGGAAAAACTATTAGGCAACTTGGATGGGATGACGATGGTCGTCAGTGGTGACACCCCGTTATTGACAACCAAGACTTTTGAAGATTTATTTACCTACCACCAAAACAAAAAAGCCAAAGCGACAATTTTGACGTCTCAAGCCCCTGATCCAACCGGGTATGGCCGGATTGTCCGCAATGATTTGGGGATTGTTGAAAAAATTGTCGAGCAAAAAGACGCTACTAGAGAAGAACAAGCAATTGATGAGATTAATACCGGTGTGTATGTTTTTGACAATCAGGCATTATTCGAGGCACTACATAAGCTCACCAATGACAATGCTCAGGGTGAATATTACCTCACCGATGTCATTGAAATTTTGAAGTCTGAGGGCGAAACCATCGCTGCCTACAAGATGGATGATTTTGACGAGTCAATGGGCGTTAATGACCGGATTGCCTTAGCCAGAGCTACCGAGATCATGCGGACACGGATTAACCGTCAACATATGATGGACGGCATTTCAATGATTGATCCGGAACACACGTATATTGATGCCGATGTCAAAATCGGTTCGGATACAATCATCGAACCCGGCGTCCAATTAAAGGGCCACACCGTCATTGGCAATGACTGCTACATTGGCGCCAACTCCGAAATTCGCGACTCAATCCTGCATGATCACGTCACGGTGACATCTTCACTAATTGAAGAATCTGAAATGATGGATCACTCAGACATCGGGCCAAACAGTCATTTACGTCCAGAAGCCAAAATCGGCAAGCACGTTCATTTGGGTAACTTTGTTGAAATCAAGAAGTCATCGATTGGCGAGGGAACCAAAGTCGGCCACTTAACCTACGTTGGTAATGCCAAACTTGGCAAGAATATCAATGTCGGCTGCGGGGTCATCTTCGCCAACTACGATGGTGCTCACAAACATGAAACAACCGTTGGTGACGACTCCTTCATCGGCAGCAACTCGAATTTGATTGCGCCGCTGGAAGTCGCTGACCATTCATTTATCGCTGCCGGATCCACCATTAATAAGACAGTTAATCAATACGACATGGCGATTGCCCGTGCCCGCCAGACAAATAAAGCCGGCTATTTCAAAAAATTGCCTTATCAGAAAGATTAA
- the purR gene encoding pur operon repressor yields MKVRRSDRLIDMTRYLLERPHTLVPLTFFADRYDSAKSSISEDLTILKRTFQNRGTGLLETIPGAAGGTRFLPYILKEEAQEVVNKLIAEMSSDTRYLPGGYVYMSDLLGSPATLREIGRIFATQYLNQNVDAVMTIATKGVPIAQSVADFLNVPFVIVRHDTEITEGSTVNVNYVSGSSTRIEKMSLSKRSLKPDSNVLIVDDYMRGGGTVGGMISMVEEFDANLIGVGVVAESTAPNGRTIGDYTSLMRVDAENNTVVSQPGNYIEKIFN; encoded by the coding sequence TTGAAAGTAAGAAGAAGTGATCGACTGATCGATATGACCCGTTATTTATTGGAGCGGCCACACACACTTGTGCCGTTGACCTTTTTTGCGGATCGTTACGATTCAGCCAAGTCCTCGATTAGTGAAGACTTAACAATTTTAAAACGAACATTTCAGAACCGGGGGACCGGTCTGCTTGAAACGATTCCTGGTGCCGCTGGTGGGACCAGGTTTTTGCCGTATATTCTTAAAGAAGAGGCCCAAGAGGTCGTCAACAAATTAATTGCGGAGATGTCTTCTGACACCCGTTATCTTCCGGGTGGGTATGTCTACATGTCCGACCTGCTGGGAAGTCCAGCGACTCTAAGAGAAATCGGTCGAATTTTTGCGACTCAGTACCTGAACCAAAATGTTGATGCCGTTATGACCATCGCCACTAAAGGGGTGCCAATCGCCCAGAGTGTTGCGGATTTTCTAAACGTGCCGTTTGTCATTGTCAGACACGATACTGAAATCACCGAAGGCTCAACCGTCAACGTCAACTATGTGTCCGGATCATCCACCCGAATTGAAAAGATGTCGCTATCCAAGCGAAGTCTGAAACCCGATTCAAACGTTTTAATCGTTGATGATTACATGCGTGGCGGCGGAACGGTCGGTGGCATGATTTCGATGGTCGAAGAGTTTGACGCCAATCTGATCGGTGTCGGCGTTGTGGCAGAAAGTACGGCACCAAACGGCCGGACGATCGGCGACTACACGTCATTGATGCGAGTTGACGCTGAGAATAACACGGTTGTTTCACAACCTGGAAACTATATCGAAAAAATATTTAATTAA
- a CDS encoding metal ABC transporter permease, whose translation MFSFEFMRNAYLAGTLIAIVSGIMGVFVVARNMPFMTHTLSEIGFAGAAFGIFIGWTPLNGMLAFTTVSSILVGELSGAVESRRESVISAISGLFIGLGILFLSLSNKNSSYATNILFGSVIGISHQEVVQMAALSVIVLVVLFFIFRNLKDDSFDAVGAKTNHIHSSLISIIFLVLLAFSVSVAAQIVGSLLIFVLLTLPAASSKYFAHTVIQMMLLAIGFAIFGVWFGLYLGYVTNWPVTFFIASIEAAIYGSALIYNSIANKSR comes from the coding sequence ATGTTTAGTTTTGAATTTATGCGTAACGCGTACCTGGCCGGCACTTTAATCGCGATTGTCAGCGGGATTATGGGTGTCTTCGTTGTTGCCCGCAACATGCCCTTTATGACCCATACGCTGTCGGAGATTGGATTTGCCGGGGCAGCCTTTGGAATCTTCATTGGCTGGACACCATTAAACGGCATGCTAGCGTTTACCACAGTCAGTTCGATTTTGGTTGGCGAACTCAGCGGCGCGGTGGAATCCCGTCGAGAGTCGGTGATCAGTGCCATTTCGGGACTTTTCATTGGGCTGGGGATCTTGTTTTTATCGTTATCCAACAAAAATTCCAGTTACGCGACCAACATTTTATTTGGGAGTGTGATCGGCATCAGTCACCAAGAGGTTGTTCAAATGGCGGCCCTGTCTGTTATAGTACTGGTTGTGCTCTTTTTTATTTTTAGAAATCTTAAGGATGACTCTTTTGATGCGGTTGGTGCCAAAACCAACCACATTCACAGCTCTTTGATTTCAATTATTTTTCTGGTCTTATTGGCATTCAGCGTGAGTGTTGCCGCACAGATTGTCGGTTCGCTTTTGATCTTTGTTCTGTTGACATTACCGGCTGCCAGTTCGAAGTACTTTGCCCACACCGTAATCCAGATGATGCTTTTGGCAATTGGCTTTGCAATCTTTGGCGTTTGGTTTGGCCTTTATCTGGGTTACGTCACGAATTGGCCGGTCACGTTCTTTATTGCCAGCATCGAAGCGGCCATCTATGGATCGGCGTTGATTTATAATTCAATTGCCAACAAAAGCCGCTAA
- a CDS encoding metal ABC transporter ATP-binding protein, whose translation MSETLISVEDLSLSFPNHQVLSDLTFAVHRGEFLGVIGENGVGKTTLVRVILNQLKPSAGRIKLKAGLKIGYVPQFRNVDVEYPLSIEDFISLNFTGIKLPWLSRKEKQKIQIVIKQVNLEHISKRPLGLASGGEKQKAYLAQALINDPDLLILDESTASLDPNTKRELLDVVKRLNQTLGLTIIFVSHDMQVIHEYPDHFLWLTKNGYTAGPISELHNDSKEGEYV comes from the coding sequence TTGAGTGAAACATTAATTTCGGTTGAAGATTTATCATTAAGTTTCCCCAATCACCAAGTGCTTTCTGACTTAACCTTTGCGGTTCATCGGGGTGAGTTTCTTGGCGTGATTGGTGAAAATGGGGTGGGCAAGACCACCTTGGTCAGGGTTATCTTGAATCAGTTGAAGCCTTCAGCAGGCCGGATCAAGCTAAAAGCCGGTTTAAAAATTGGCTACGTGCCACAATTTCGTAACGTTGATGTCGAGTATCCATTGTCCATTGAAGACTTTATCTCGCTTAATTTCACCGGTATTAAATTGCCCTGGCTGTCGCGAAAAGAAAAGCAAAAAATTCAAATCGTTATCAAGCAGGTTAATCTTGAGCACATTTCCAAACGGCCATTAGGATTGGCGTCCGGGGGAGAAAAGCAGAAAGCTTATCTGGCACAGGCACTGATTAATGATCCCGACCTGTTGATTTTGGATGAATCTACGGCCAGCCTTGATCCCAACACTAAGCGGGAGTTACTTGATGTGGTTAAGCGGCTCAATCAAACTTTGGGACTGACGATTATCTTCGTCTCTCATGACATGCAGGTCATTCATGAATATCCGGATCATTTCCTGTGGCTGACTAAGAACGGATACACTGCTGGGCCAATCAGTGAGCTGCATAATGATTCTAAGGAGGGCGAATATGTTTAG
- the ispE gene encoding 4-(cytidine 5'-diphospho)-2-C-methyl-D-erythritol kinase codes for MKRIVRAPAKLNLGLDAPFVHPDGSIEWRMVMTSIGLSDHIQIETKSSHSAIRIFSDSSFLPNDRRNLAYQAARLFFDKVGFKVGLEISIEKNIPVAAGLGGGSSDAAAVLRALNEMFETGLSFEELAQIGVQVDSDVPYCVYSRTALVSGRGEIVTPLPKLPKMWFVLAKPHVSVSTPKILKQLATTSVSHPPIDELLAGIENQDYDRIVANIGNSLEEITTAGHPQIKTLKSRLIEYGADGSQMSGSGPTVFGICRTESRARRVYNSISGFCNEAYISQPECDSHPVI; via the coding sequence GTGAAGCGAATAGTCAGAGCACCAGCAAAATTGAACCTGGGCTTGGATGCCCCCTTTGTCCATCCGGATGGCTCAATTGAATGGCGGATGGTCATGACCTCAATTGGGTTAAGTGATCATATCCAAATTGAAACCAAGAGCAGTCACTCGGCGATTCGGATTTTTTCGGATAGCAGTTTTCTGCCCAATGACCGGCGAAATTTGGCCTACCAGGCGGCCCGGTTATTCTTTGACAAGGTTGGCTTTAAGGTTGGCCTGGAGATTTCCATTGAGAAGAATATTCCGGTCGCTGCCGGACTGGGCGGGGGATCATCCGATGCTGCCGCCGTTTTACGTGCACTCAACGAAATGTTTGAGACCGGGCTGTCATTTGAAGAATTAGCCCAAATCGGCGTTCAGGTTGATTCTGACGTGCCTTATTGTGTCTACAGTCGCACAGCCTTGGTCAGCGGCCGGGGAGAAATTGTGACCCCGCTTCCCAAACTGCCTAAAATGTGGTTTGTCCTGGCCAAACCCCACGTGAGTGTGTCAACACCCAAAATTCTCAAACAGCTTGCGACAACGTCTGTCAGTCATCCGCCAATTGACGAATTATTAGCAGGCATTGAAAATCAGGATTATGACCGCATTGTGGCAAACATTGGCAACTCATTGGAAGAGATTACAACTGCTGGTCATCCCCAAATTAAAACGCTCAAATCGCGGTTGATTGAATATGGTGCCGACGGCTCCCAAATGAGCGGCAGCGGACCGACCGTTTTTGGCATCTGCCGAACTGAATCCCGCGCTCGCCGCGTTTACAATAGTATTTCCGGCTTCTGTAATGAAGCCTACATTTCCCAACCGGAATGCGATTCACATCCGGTCATTTAA
- a CDS encoding Veg family protein codes for MPVTLSVIKHKMDDHIGQHVLVTSQIGRRKTTKRRGILRETFPAVFVVELDPGNANFERVSYSYTDILTKNIEVDFDASQAV; via the coding sequence ATGCCAGTGACTTTATCTGTTATCAAGCATAAGATGGACGATCATATCGGCCAGCACGTCCTAGTAACTTCTCAAATTGGGCGAAGAAAGACAACCAAGCGCCGGGGAATTTTGAGGGAAACGTTTCCGGCTGTTTTTGTTGTCGAATTGGATCCGGGCAACGCGAATTTTGAACGGGTTTCGTACAGCTATACGGATATTTTGACCAAAAATATTGAGGTCGATTTTGATGCATCCCAAGCAGTTTAA
- the rsmA gene encoding 16S rRNA (adenine(1518)-N(6)/adenine(1519)-N(6))-dimethyltransferase RsmA, translated as MTEYPQIASPTRTQAILNRYHLSAKKSLGQNFLVDLGVLDNIVAAAKITKADNVIEIGPGIGGLTEQLAKAANKVVAFEIDANLLPVLDETLAPYDNIEIINQDILKANLPKIIDDVFDTEKPLKVVANLPYYITTPIVMDLITGETQFDAIVVMMQKEVAERLNAEPSTKPYGSLSVIVQELNQVEISFVVPKTAFIPQPKVDSAIVKLTPRVKRAVEPFDQKAFISFVRGCFMHQRKTLWNNLQGIFGKTPEVKANIKEVLASVNIDAGVRPENLTVDQFVTLANAFHTLKNLI; from the coding sequence ATGACTGAATATCCACAGATTGCCAGTCCCACACGAACTCAGGCAATCCTGAATCGTTACCACTTATCCGCCAAGAAAAGCTTGGGGCAGAATTTTTTAGTCGATCTCGGTGTGTTGGACAATATTGTTGCTGCCGCAAAGATTACCAAAGCCGACAACGTGATTGAAATTGGTCCCGGAATCGGTGGGTTGACGGAACAGTTGGCCAAGGCCGCCAATAAAGTCGTGGCCTTTGAAATTGACGCCAACCTACTGCCGGTTTTGGATGAAACTTTGGCGCCATACGATAATATCGAGATTATTAATCAGGATATTCTCAAGGCCAATTTGCCCAAAATCATTGATGACGTCTTTGACACTGAAAAGCCACTCAAGGTAGTGGCAAATTTGCCTTATTACATCACGACGCCAATTGTCATGGACTTGATTACCGGCGAAACCCAGTTTGATGCGATTGTTGTCATGATGCAAAAAGAGGTTGCTGAGCGGCTTAACGCTGAACCGTCAACAAAGCCCTATGGGTCGTTGTCTGTCATTGTTCAGGAATTAAATCAGGTCGAGATTTCATTCGTTGTTCCCAAAACCGCTTTTATTCCACAGCCCAAAGTTGATTCGGCCATTGTTAAATTGACACCGCGGGTTAAAAGGGCCGTTGAACCCTTTGATCAAAAGGCTTTTATCAGTTTCGTCCGTGGCTGTTTTATGCATCAGCGAAAAACCCTGTGGAATAATTTACAGGGGATATTTGGCAAAACACCGGAAGTGAAGGCCAACATTAAAGAAGTTTTAGCCAGTGTCAATATCGACGCGGGCGTTCGGCCCGAAAATTTGACTGTTGATCAGTTTGTGACCTTGGCGAATGCCTTTCACACTTTGAAAAATTTAATCTAA
- the rnmV gene encoding ribonuclease M5: MKKIKEVIVVEGKDDTKRVQRAVDADTIETRGSAIPEETLDLIKKVAQTRGIIVFTDPDFSGEKIRKTISAEVPNAKHAFITKKQGVPNRSDGSLGVEHASVESIREALSQVYTEDESAGELISKAELMKYGLMGNPSAKKRRERLGEILRIGYVNGKQLQHRLRMFGIKHDEFLAAVEQINQEEAHD, from the coding sequence ATGAAAAAAATTAAAGAAGTCATTGTTGTCGAAGGCAAAGACGATACCAAACGCGTTCAAAGAGCAGTCGATGCCGACACCATTGAAACCCGCGGCTCGGCGATCCCGGAAGAGACCTTGGACCTGATCAAAAAGGTGGCCCAAACTCGGGGGATTATTGTGTTCACGGATCCTGATTTTTCTGGTGAAAAAATTCGGAAAACCATTTCTGCGGAAGTTCCCAACGCTAAGCATGCCTTTATCACCAAGAAGCAGGGAGTTCCGAATCGATCCGATGGGTCGTTAGGTGTCGAGCACGCCAGCGTTGAATCGATCCGCGAAGCCTTGAGTCAGGTTTATACTGAGGATGAATCAGCTGGTGAACTCATTTCAAAGGCTGAATTAATGAAGTACGGCCTCATGGGGAATCCCAGTGCTAAAAAACGGCGGGAGCGCCTCGGCGAAATTTTGCGAATCGGCTATGTTAACGGTAAACAGCTGCAGCATCGCCTTAGAATGTTTGGCATCAAACACGATGAATTTTTAGCCGCTGTTGAACAGATTAATCAGGAGGAAGCTCATGACTGA
- a CDS encoding TatD family hydrolase, with the protein MKIFDSHTHLNDEHLYPEAAKYFKHAQNLGVVKLANVGSNQQLNDRSLELAAQYPDMYSIIGWHPEDSIHYHEQQEQLLIEQLQSKKVVAVGEIGLDYHQTTSPRDVQKRVFKRQIDIAKQLHLPISVHNRDAFEDTYAILKEMDVSDIRGVMHSFNGDPEWLKKFLDLGMLVSYSGVASFKKTHEVHDAVRQTPFDSMLVETDAPYLSPEPLRGKQNEPAYSLYTVEALARICDVNPDVIAAHTYENTLRLFGIEES; encoded by the coding sequence ATGAAAATTTTTGATTCACATACCCATTTGAATGACGAACACCTTTATCCTGAAGCGGCTAAATATTTCAAGCACGCACAGAACTTGGGGGTCGTTAAGTTGGCCAACGTTGGTTCTAATCAACAGCTGAACGATCGATCATTGGAATTGGCAGCCCAATACCCTGACATGTATTCAATCATCGGTTGGCACCCGGAAGATTCTATCCATTATCATGAACAACAAGAACAGCTGTTGATTGAACAGCTCCAGAGCAAAAAGGTGGTTGCAGTTGGTGAAATTGGCTTGGACTACCATCAAACAACTTCTCCCAGAGACGTGCAAAAGCGGGTCTTTAAACGCCAAATTGATATTGCCAAACAACTGCATCTACCGATTTCGGTTCATAATCGGGATGCCTTTGAGGATACCTATGCCATTTTGAAGGAAATGGATGTCTCCGATATCCGCGGGGTGATGCACAGCTTTAATGGCGATCCGGAATGGCTCAAGAAGTTTCTTGACTTGGGGATGCTGGTCTCATACAGTGGCGTTGCCAGTTTTAAGAAAACCCATGAAGTCCATGACGCCGTCCGTCAAACACCGTTTGACAGTATGCTGGTTGAGACCGATGCGCCGTACCTATCACCCGAACCATTGCGGGGCAAGCAAAACGAGCCGGCTTATTCGCTTTACACGGTAGAGGCACTGGCAAGAATTTGTGATGTCAACCCGGATGTCATTGCGGCGCATACCTATGAAAATACGCTGCGTTTATTTGGAATCGAGGAATCATGA